From a single Aspergillus puulaauensis MK2 DNA, chromosome 2, nearly complete sequence genomic region:
- a CDS encoding uncharacterized protein (COG:G;~EggNog:ENOG410PJKR;~InterPro:IPR020846,IPR011701,IPR036259;~PFAM:PF07690;~TransMembrane:12 (i29-52o72-90i102-120o132-152i159-178o190-210i246-267o273-294i306-327o333-358i370-393o399-419i);~go_function: GO:0022857 - transmembrane transporter activity [Evidence IEA];~go_process: GO:0055085 - transmembrane transport [Evidence IEA]): MDLIETAPRDPAQTAHLLRPARPSPNGGYGWVCTLCVLLVNAHTWGVNSAWAVILAHFLKNSTFPNTSQTEYALIGGLSISQAFLIGPGVTKIHSMAGTPATLLLGTVLEFGGLLAASYASKVWHLYLTQGVLFGFGMGFLYIPASSVLPGWFSTKRSFAIGLAASGAGIGGLVYNLVAGRTIERYGVGTTYKILAFCSLGANLFSSLLLRERKQAQPDGESGEGSDRERERIRALNLQDLKHIEILLLVFWALMTEFGYVALMYSLPDYASSIGLTAHQGSITGAILNLGLAVGRPLVGYGSDKLGRITVPTILTASCGLACLVLWVPAHSYAALLVFALLAGMLCGIFWNTVTPVVAEVVGLGRLPPVFALVCLIMVVPTTVAEIIALKLVSGNSYLGAQVYIACLFLAGSGGLLVLRSWKVYDVERKAADEREGLSRDETSRFPPFMEWMTLSKLFIKGMV; encoded by the coding sequence ATGGATCTCATCGAGACAGCACCCAGAGACCCAGCCCAGACAGCCCATCTACTCCGTCCGGCTCGACCGTCCCCCAACGGAGGCTACGGCTGGGTATGCACCCTCTGCGTCCTGCTCGTCAACGCCCACACCTGGGGCGTAAACAGCGCATGGGCCGTGATCCTCGCGCACTTCCTCAAGAACTCCACATTCCCAAACACAAGCCAAACCGAATACGCACTTATCGGCGGGTTGTCCATATCCCAGGCCTTCCTCATCGGGCCCGGTGTAACAAAGATTCACAGTATGGCTGGCACCCCTGCCACTCTACTCCTGGGTACGGTTCTCGAGTTTGGCGGCCTGCTGGCTGCGTCCTACGCGAGCAAGGTGTGGCATTTGTATCTGACGCAGGGCGTCctgtttgggtttgggatggGGTTTCTGTATATCCCTGCCTCGTCGGTGCTGCCGGGTTGGTTTTCGACGAAGCGGAGCTTTGCAATCGGTCTTGCGGCTTCTGGGGCGGGAATTGGGGGGTTGGTTTATAATCTTGTTGCTGGGCGGACTATTGAGAGGTACGGGGTTGGTACGACGTATAAGATTCTTGCATTCTGTTCTCTAGGCGCGAATCTGTTTTCCTCCCTACTGCTGAGAGAGCGGAAGCAGGCACAGCCAGACGGGGAGAGCGGCGAAGGTTCAGATCGTGAGCGCGAGCGCATCAGGGCCTTGAATCTGCAAGATCTAAAGCATATCGAGATCCTGCTTCTCGTGTTCTGGGCCCTAATGACGGAATTCGGGTATGTGGCGCTGATGTACTCGCTGCCGGACTATGCATCGTCTATAGGCCTTACTGCGCATCAGGGGTCTATCACTGGCGCCATTCTGAACCTCGGACTCGCGGTTGGAAGGCCGCTTGTTGGGTATGGGAGTGATAAGCTGGGCCGGATTACGGTGCCGACTATTCTGACGGCGTCTTGTGGGCTGGCTTGTCTTGTCCTCTGGGTGCCGGCGCATAGCTATGCTGCGCTGCTGGTCTTTGCGCTTTTGGCGGGGATGCTCTGTGGGATATTCTGGAACACGGTGACACCGGTCGTGGCGGAGGTTGTCGGGCTAGGTCGTCTGCCGCCGGTGTTTGCGCTTGTCTGCTTGATCATGGTGGTTCCGACTACGGTTGCTGAGATTATTGCTTTGAAGCTGGTGAGTGGGAACAGTTATCTGGGGGCGCAGGTCTACATTGCGTGTCTGTTTCTTGCGGGCTCTGGCGGCTTGTTGGTTCTCCGGTCTTGGAAGGTTTATGATGTTGAGAGAAAGGCTGCTGATGAGCGTGAGGGCTTGAGTAGGGATGAGACATCCAGGTTTCCGCCGTTTATGGAGTGGATGACGCTGTCCAAGTTGTTTATCAAAGGGATGGTTTGA
- a CDS encoding MFS transporter (COG:G;~EggNog:ENOG410PFTW;~InterPro:IPR020846,IPR011701,IPR036259;~PFAM:PF07690;~TransMembrane:12 (i56-75o95-114i126-145o151-173i185-206o212-234i281-308o328-349i369-388o394-415i427-450o462-484i);~go_function: GO:0022857 - transmembrane transporter activity [Evidence IEA];~go_process: GO:0055085 - transmembrane transport [Evidence IEA]), with the protein MAPTEIPFSGLLFDQGAVTQAVIDHPYPGSGKADDPYVITWIPNDPRNPQLLSDSFKWFLTVLVSLAALAAALVSSAYSACLVEIIEYFHFSKEVSYVGISLYVLGFALGPLVWAPLSEIYGRRWIYVISMASFTAFTAGTAGATNTESLLILRFLAGSMGSSGMALPGGVIADIFPATTRGLAMGIYATSPFLGPTLGPIIGGFISESIGWRWVQGVLAIFAAVLVTGIIFLLPETYAPVLLQARAQRLEQITGNSYRSASDNSKKPLYKTLGTALSRPWLFLFGEPIVFLLCLYVAIIYGILYLQFAAYPIVFQQVRGWSEGIGGLSFLGILVGILAATAYMFPVYFQYKRKTLASPTGRLPPEERLQSAFIGAIALPIGLFWFAWTNSPSIHWISSIAAGVPFGFGMPLVFLPVSNYLVDTYTIYAASVWAANTLLRSTFGAVFPLFTGYMFETLGIHWGASVPAFLALACAPIPFLFYCFGERIRRRSKRASEAEEFMQCLLGAQQQKKEQKKESGKESV; encoded by the coding sequence atggcgCCGACTGAGATCCCCTTCTCAGGGCTTCTCTTCGACCAGGGCGCTGTCACCCAGGCAGTCATCGACCATCCGTATCCTGGCTCAGGCAAGGCCGACGATCCCTACGTGATAACCTGGATCCCCAATGATCCCCGAAACCCGCAACTGTTATCAGACTCCTTCAAATGGTTCCTCACGGTCCTCGTCTCGTTGGCTGCACTGGCTGCCGCATTGGTATCCTCCGCCTATTCAGCATGTCTAGTTGAAATCATCGAGTATTTCCACTTCTCCAAAGAGGTCTCGTATGTAGGTATTTCTCTGTACGTGCTCGGGTTTGCCCTGGGCCCCCTCGTCTGGGCACCCCTGAGCGAGATCTACGGCCGGCGCTGGATTTACGTTATCAGCATGGCGAGCTTCACTGCGTTTACCGCGGGCACGGCCGGTGCGACGAATACAGAGAGCCTGCTCATCCTGCGCTTTCTGGCCGGCAGTATGGGCTCCTCTGGCATGGCGCTTCCCGGGGGCGTCATTGCGGATATCTTCCCTGCGACCACCCGGGGGCTGGCCATGGGTATCTACGCTACATCCCCGTTTCTAGGCCCGACTCTCGGGCCCATCATTGGGGGGTTTATCTCAGAGAGCatcggctggcgctgggtgcAGGGCGTGCTCGCCATATTCGCTGCTGTCCTTGTAACAGGCATCATCTTCCTGCTCCCCGAGACATACGCCCCTGTGCTGCTTCAAGCACGAGCGCAGAGACTTGAGCAAATCACCGGCAATTCCTACCGCAGCGCCTCAGACAACAGCAAGAAACCTCTATACAAAACCCTCGGCACAGCCCTCTCTCGCCCGtggctcttcctcttcggcgaacccatcgtcttcctcctctgcctctaCGTCGCCATCATCTACGGCATCCTCTACCTGCAATTCGCCGCCTACCCCATCGTCTTCCAGCAAGTCCGCGGCTGGTCCGAGGGCATCGGCggcctctccttcctcgggATTCTCGTCGGAATCCTCGCCGCAACCGCATACATGTTCCCCGTCTACTTCCAGTATAAAAGGAAAACCCTCGCCTCGCCCACCGGCCGTCTCCCCCCAGAAGAACGCCTCCAAAGCGCCTTCATCGGCGCTATAGCCCTCCCGATCGGCCTGTTCTGGTTCGCCTGGACAAACAGCCCCTCTATCCACTGGATATCCTCCATCGCAGCCGGCGTCcccttcggcttcggcatgCCCCTTGTGTTCCTCCCTGTTTCGAACTACCTGGTCGACACGTACACGATCTATGCGGCGTCGGTGTGGGCCGCGAACACGCTGCTCCGGTCGACGTTTGGCGCGGTGTTTCCGCTTTTCACGGGCTATATGTTTGAGACTCTGGGTATTCACTGGGGCGCGTCTGTGCCGGCGTTTTTGGCGCTGGCTTGTGCGCCGATACCGTTCTTGTTTTATTGCTTTGGGGAGAGGATTAGGAGGAGGTCGAAGCGTGCGAGTGAGGCTGAGGAGTTTATGCAGTGCTTGCTGGgggcgcagcagcagaaaaaagaacaaaaGAAGGAGAGTGGCAAGGAGTCTGTCTAG
- a CDS encoding uncharacterized protein (COG:G;~EggNog:ENOG410Q18W;~InterPro:IPR020846,IPR011701,IPR036259;~PFAM:PF07690;~TransMembrane:10 (i151-169o181-201i213-234o246-267i323-342o362-382i389-406o418-439i451-471o483-504i);~go_function: GO:0022857 - transmembrane transporter activity [Evidence IEA];~go_process: GO:0055085 - transmembrane transport [Evidence IEA]) produces the protein MAEDPKSVPISTGEIPDRGVSDTDDSDRENLSQTRLKESTFNSTEDPRFYRPIDSYEGLHRWDPYFDWTEDEEKKIVRKIDLRVCTFACVTFFALQLDRGNIGQALADTLLEDLNMTSNDYNTGQTIFLCCFLFAEMPSQLISKRLGPDRWIPIQMVAWSLVAACQAFLKTREAYLGLRALLGLLEGGFIPDTILFLSFFYKSSELPKRLTCFWVSYTLTGIIGAFLAFGFLHIKDSSGGGSWRYLFAYEGLITGVLGIIAAFWMPASPTQTKGGFRGKDGWFSEHEEKIMVNRVIRDDPSKGSMHNRQAVTPRLFWHSLKDYHMWPIYLLGLIWMIPTTPAQNYLTLQLRSQGFTTFQTNLLTIPSAVVSIITMVVTTWAAERTKQRLLFGVGVEIWCLVLLIALETLPERSMPWPRWAILTLLVGAPSVHPVVVALTSRNAGSVRTRTVASALYNMSVQVSSIAGANIYRTEDAPYYKQGNRVLIALAVASMFLFTAAKLYYDWRNRQNAAKWNALTGEQREAYLRENTVMNNKRIDFTFAS, from the exons ATGGCGGAGGACCCAAAGAGCGTACCCATCTCCACTGGCGAGATACCTGATCGAGGCGTCAGTGATACAGACGACTCGGACAGGGAGAATCTGAGCCAGACTCGCCTGAAGGAGAGCACGTTCAATTCGACAGAGGATCCTCGCTTTTACCGACCGATCGATAGCTATGAGGGACTGCATCGCTGGGACCCGTACTTTGACTGgacggaggacgaggagaagaagatcgtgCGCAAG ATCGACCTACGAGTCTGCACCTTTGCCTGCGTCACCTTCTTCGCACTGCAGCTGGACCGGGGAAACATTGGCCAGGCCCTGGCAGACACCCTGCTTGAAGACCTCAACATGACCAGCAACGACTACAACACCGGCCagaccatcttcctctgctgctttctcTTCGCCGAGATGCCCTCGCAGTTGATCTCCAAGCGTCTCGGCCCCGACCGCTGGATCCCCATCCAGATGGTCGCATGGAGTCTCGTCGCAGCCTGCCAGGCCTTCCTCAAAACCCGCGAAGCATATCTCGGCCTGCGCgccctcctcggcctcctcgaGGGCGGCTTCATCCCAGACACAATCCTGTTCCTGTCCTTCTTCTACAAATCCAGCGAGCTGCCCAAACGCCTCACCTGCTTCTGGGTCTCATACACCCTCACcggcatcatcggcgcctTCCTGGCCTTCGGCTTCCTGCACATCAAAGACTCCTCCGGCGGCGGCTCGTGGCGCTACCTCTTCGCATACGAAggcctcatcaccggcgttctcggcatcatcgccgcatTCTGGATGCCCGCCTCGCCCACGCAAACCAAGGGCGGCTTCCGCGGCAAGGACGGCTGGTTCAGCGAGCACGAGGAGAAAATCATGGTGAATCGCGTTATCCGCGACGATCCCAGCAAGGGCAGCATGCACAATCGCCAGGCCGTCACCCCGCGTCTCTTCTGGCACAGCCTGAAGGATTACCACATGTGGCCGATCTACCTGCTCGGCCTCATCTGGATGATCCCCACAACGCCCGCGCAGAACTACCTCACCCTGCAGCTGCGGTCGCAGGGGTTCACGACCTTTCAGACGAATCTGCTGACGATCCCCTCGGCTGTGGTTTCGATTATCACAATGGTGGTGACGACCTGGGCCGCGGAACGCACCAAGCAGCGCCTCCTGttcggcgtcggcgtcgaGATCTGGTGTCTTGTGCTGCTGATTGCCCTGGAGACTCTACCGGAACGGAGCATGCCGTGGCCGCGCTGGGCGATTCTGACCCTCCTTGTTGGCGCGCCGAGTGTGCATCCTGTTGTTGTGGCGTTGACGTCGCGCAATGCGGGCTCGGTGCGGACGCGCACTGTTGCGTCGGCGCTGTATAATATGTCTGTGCAGGTTAGCAGTATTGCTGGTGCCAAT ATCTACCGCACTGAAGACGCGCCATACTATAAGCAGGGGAACAGGGTGCTGATTGCGCTTGCGGTGGCCAGTATGTTCCTCTTTACTGCGGCGAAGCTATACTATGACTGGCGAAATCG GCAAAATGCTGCGAAATGGAATGCCTTGACGGGCGAGCAGAGAGAGGCGTATCTACGTGAAAACACGGTCATGAACAATAAAAG GATTGATTTTACATTCGCTTCGTAG